In a genomic window of Saccharomyces paradoxus chromosome X, complete sequence:
- the RAV1 gene encoding Rav1p (Subunit of RAVE complex (Rav1p, Rav2p, Skp1p)~similar to YJR033C): MSLNFLPGRPNATLQTACQATWQNHTIFAYCSGNNLIILSNKFTRLQTIYTPKDCTAVDINSQNGFIALSFHNRVLIYKPIHQIMQNPKWTQCCQLFHDDTPVNCLRWSSDNELAIGSDFLSFWRIKDNFGVYQPILQWNQKQPKPVYNVIISQDSQLIVSVGKYDCNAKLWKRVSMVGEQAIFNLTMLPHPKPITAMRWKKEPDQVNKNNAASHALYTLCEDKVLRIWSCFEMEKNHTVQIWGEVPLSPTQKFCVIIDNWVIRHTLSKEELGNFNVSDSDIVILGSMTGELEILALNNLSQDPPKPMTKKTISYKKVKKATMLNDTKYLYFPEIQPYDDMKGKLSFLVHDLQGVIRHLVIDILQLISNESEDLSTTLEHKFTGHNKSVQKLVRSSDGEALLTTSRFSENGVWYPQKLSHGVSLRLQNIIQTESPIRFAVVHELGKLVICLLENGAFQAWECPTNRKEDSEQKQSYLRVETRLEEDKKIHPIVMLNTPEPKHSHERHFTALIFSDGSIKAFEVSLTRGIFEVKSDSLDINGDDIYRISIIDPVHQTFVSNRPLISLITKKGLTRTYKAIVNYNDRHVQWVKACEINTGIVNSTCIRGSSTGKLCIVDSTGKVMSLWDLNRGVLEYEETFHDTIEDIDWTSTAYGQSIVSIGFTGYALLYTQLRYDYTNNTPSYLPIEKIDITAHTAHNIGDSVWMKNGTFVVASGNQFYIKDKSLDLTDPFTYQSIGSRKILSNDILHLSSVLNGPLPVYHPQFLIQAIYANKLQLVKELLLRLFLALRKLDFESQDISNLDSNLGMDPLKYFIAKDRDYPVETFPDPYPCFNKTVSLALTEQLTKTTLPYLTRHQQITLITVIEAVDEVIKNENVVDYNGVRFLLGVKLFLSHKNVQKSILMRDVSWALHSDNKEILLSSIDRHITSWSRAREYRIAYWIKEQDLVKKFEDIAKYEFSKDDKRDPSRCAIFYLALKKKKILLSLWKMAIGHPEQQKMVRFISNDFTVPRWRTAALKNAFVLLSKHRYMDAAVFFLLTDSLKDCVNVLCKQVNDMDLAIGVCRAYEGDNGPVLGELLTSQMLPETIKENDRWKASFIYWKLRKQEVAIKALLTAPIDLENNSGIVDKEACVNRSFLVEDPALLYLYNHLRNRNLKYFIGSLNVEAKIECTLILRVTDILCRMGCNYLAVSLVKNWKFIERNSTPVQKLLKSPTKDRAYSAIGALASEPISTARMRPSLFDKFGLSNAPNMEAPNPNAKSPNNLLDDFLPPPSGSPSSVSLAQSSSSAPRSILDEFVSSSSYSQHKENLTPKVLNGSLEKADSSENKNEKSYKDISDDYSLQKPQKPKKSAITKNLLDDFI, encoded by the coding sequence ATGTCATTGAACTTTCTTCCAGGACGTCCCAATGCTACTCTCCAGACGGCTTGTCAAGCAACATGGCAGAATCATACCATATTTGCATACTGCTCAGGGAATAATTTGATTATACTCTCCAATAAATTCACTAGGTTACAGACTATATATACACCAAAAGATTGTACTGCTGTGGATATTAACAGTCAGAATGGATTCATCGCACTTTCCTTCCACAATAGGGTGCTTATCTACAAGCCTATCCATCAAATCATGCAGAATCCCAAGTGGACTCAATGTTGCCAATTGTTTCATGATGACACGCCAGTGAATTGCTTGAGATGGTCTTCCGATAATGAGCTAGCCATTGGGTCCgattttctctctttttggAGGATTAAGGACAATTTTGGTGTGTACCAACCTATCTTGCAGTGGAACCAAAAACAGCCTAAACCCGTTTATAATGTGATCATATCACAGGATTCTCAGCTGATAGTCAGTGTCGGGAAATACGACTGTAATGCCAAATTATGGAAGCGTGTTTCAATGGTCGGAGAGCAAGCCATCTTCAATCTTACCATGTTGCCTCACCCGAAACCTATAACTGCAATGCGGTGGAAGAAAGAGCCAGACCAggtaaataaaaacaatgCAGCCTCTCATGCGCTTTATACGCTATGTGAAGACAAAGTGCTGAGAATATGGTCGTGTtttgaaatggaaaaaaatcatacTGTGCAAATATGGGGTGAAGTCCCTCTTTCCCCCACGCAGAAGTTTTGCGTGATAATAGACAATTGGGTCATCAGACATACTCTCAGTAAGGAAGAATTGGGAAACTTCAATGTGTCTGACTCGGATATTGTTATTCTAGGTTCAATGACTGGGGAATTGGAGATTTTGGCTTTGAATAATCTTTCCCAAGATCCTCCAAAACCAATGACCAAAAAAACAATCTCCTATAAGAAAGTCAAGAAAGCAACGATGCTAAACGACacaaaatatttgtatTTCCCAGAGATACAGCCTTATGACGATATGAAAGGCAAactctcttttcttgtccATGATTTACAAGGTGTAATAAGACATTTAGTAATCGACATTTTGCAGCTTATAAGCAATGAAAGCGAAGATTTGAGTACCACCTTAGAGCACAAATTTACAGGACACAATAAATCCGTGCAGAAGTTGGTAAGAAGCAGCGACGGTGAAGCTTTATTGACTACTTCGAGATTCTCGGAAAATGGCGTTTGGTACCCACAAAAGTTAAGCCATGGGGTGTCGCTGCGGTTGCAAAATATAATCCAAACAGAGTCTCCTATAAGGTTTGCGGTTGTACATGAGTTGGGTAAACTGGTCATCTGTCTTCTTGAAAATGGGGCTTTTCAGGCCTGGGAATGTCCAACGAATCGTAAGGAGGACAGTGAACAGAAGCAATCGTATTTACGTGTGGAAACCAGATTGGAAGAGgacaaaaaaatccatCCAATAGTCATGTTAAATACACCTGAGCCAAAGCATAGTCATGAACGTCATTTCACCGCTTTAATTTTCTCTGATGGCTCAATTAAAGCCTTTGAAGTTTCTTTGACACGCGGTATTTTTGAAGTCAAGTCCGATTCGTTAGATATCAATGGCGATGATATATACAGGATATCTATCATTGACCCTGTACACCAAACTTTTGTAAGTAACAGGCCCTTGATTTCCCTGATTACTAAAAAAGGTCTCACCAGAACATATAAGGCCATCGTTAACTATAATGATAGGCATGTTCAATGGGTTAAAGCTTGTGAAATTAACACCGGAATAGTGAATTCTACATGCATCAGAGGATCATCTACAGGTAAGTTATGTATCGTTGATTCTACTGGTAAAGTAATGTCACTCTGGGACTTGAACAGGGGAGTCCTTGAATACGAAGAAACATTTCATGATACTATTGAAGATATAGATTGGACAAGTACGGCATATGGTCAAAGTATTGTTTCTATTGGATTTACAGGATATGCTTTACTTTATACTCAACTAAGGTATGATTACACGAATAACACACCTAGCTACCtaccaattgaaaaaattgatatcACAGCGCACACGGCTCACAATATTGGTGACTCTGTATGGATGAAAAATGGTACGTTTGTTGTTGCTTCCGGAAATCAATTTTACATCAAGGACAAATCTTTGGATTTGACGGATCCATTTACGTATCAATCTATTGGTTCaaggaaaattttatcaaatgaTATTCTCCATTTGAGTAGTGTCTTAAATGGTCCGCTGCCAGTTTATCACCCACaatttttgattcaagCCATTTATGCGAATAAGTTGCAACTTGTCAAGGAGCTATTATTAAGACTATTTCTAGCATTAAGAAAATTGGACTTCGAATCGCAAGATATATCTAATTTGGATTCCAATCTAGGAATGGATCCATTGAAGTACTTTATTGCTAAAGATAGAGATTATCCGGTCGAAACTTTCCCTGATCCATACCCCTGCTTTAATAAGACGGTGTCTCTGGCACTTACTGAGCAATTAACGAAGACAACTTTACCTTATTTGACTCGTCACCAGCAGATTACGCTGATCACAGTTATTGAAGCAGTGGATGAAGTCATTAAAAATGAGAACGTGGTAGATTACAACGGTGTTAGGTTCTTGTTGGGAGTGAAGTTATTTTTATCACATAAAAACGTTCAAAAAAGCATATTAATGAGAGATGTGTCCTGGGCATTGCATTCAGACAATAAGGAAATATTACTATCTTCTATTGACCGCCATATTACATCATGGAGTCGGGCTCGAGAATACAGAATAGCCTATTGGATTAAGGAGCAAGACTTGGTGAAGAAATTCGAAGATATTGCAAAATAtgaattttccaaagatgATAAGAGGGATCCAAGTCGCTGTGCTATATTTTATCTTgcgttgaaaaaaaagaagatactGTTGAGCTTGTGGAAGATGGCTATTGGTCATCCTGAGCAACAAAAGATGGTTAGGTTTATTAGTAACGATTTCACTGTACCCAGGTGGAGAACGGCAGCACTCAAAAATGCTTTTGTTCTGCTAAGTAAGCATAGATATATGGATGCAGCcgtttttttcctcttaaCAGATTCCCTCAAGGATTGCGTCAATGTTCTTTGCAAGCAAGTGAATGATATGGACTTGGCGATAGGTGTATGCCGTGCTTACGAAGGTGATAATGGACCTGTGTTGGGAGAATTATTGACCTCGCAAATGTTACCTGAAACAATAAAGGAGAATGATAGATGGAAAGCAAGTTTCATTTACTGGAAATTGAGAAAGCAGGAAGTTGCTATTAAAGCTTTGCTGACCGCTCCGATTGATTTAGAAAATAACTCAGGGATTGTTGATAAGGAAGCTTGTGTAAACAGATCATTCCTTGTTGAAGACCCAGCGCTGCTctatttatataatcaCCTAAGAAACAGGAACTTGAAGTATTTCATTGGGTCTCTTAATGTTGAGGCGAAAATTGAGTGTACTCTAATTTTAAGAGTTACCGATATTCTTTGCCGAATGGGCTGCAATTACCTGGCGGTTTCACTTGTCAAAAATTGGAAGtttattgaaagaaattccACTCCTGTTCAAAAGCTATTAAAGAGCCCCACGAAGGACAGAGCATATTCTGCTATTGGCGCTCTGGCATCTGAACCAATTTCGACTGCTAGGATGAGACCCAGTCTTTTTGATAAGTTTGGCTTATCAAATGCCCCAAATATGGAGGCTCCTAATCCCAATGCAAAGTCGCCAAATAATTTATTAGACGACTTTTTGCCACCACCCTCAGGTAGTCCTTCTTCAGTTTCCCTCGCTcaaagttcttcttctgcaCCCAGGAGTATATTAGATGAGTTTgtgtcttcttcttcatatTCTCAACACAAAGAGAATCTAACTCCAAAAGTGCTAAACGGCTCTTTGGAGAAAGCAGACAGCTCAGAAAACAAGAACGAGAAATCCTATAAGGACATATCAGACGATTATTCATTACAAAAGCCGCagaagccaaaaaaatccGCTATTACTAAGAACTTACTGGATGACTTTATATGA